One genomic window of Ziziphus jujuba cultivar Dongzao chromosome 4, ASM3175591v1 includes the following:
- the LOC107433874 gene encoding uncharacterized protein LOC107433874 has protein sequence MLEKAKQRNKIHQATIAMLRQMSSEEGRLLQILAGLPGTNQKMIQHIGQKICKRFGKRLHEAIPWEGHGAGNGAGTEVGPGVGQGARHGARDGTGQNAGQGAGQGAGLGAVGLDCALGQHEDLLDPIIEDVVVGATHILNMCTMLEKAKQCKKTNQATIAMLSKMSSKEGRLLQILAGLPKNQPEDGLAHWPGDVQRVGPRVEGLDWVLERHEAIPWERHGASCRAGLEAGQGTGQGAGHGALHGAREGAGQDLGEGLGKELG, from the exons ATGTTGGAGAAAGCGAAACAACGCAATAAAATACATCAGGCAACAATAGCAATGCTGAGGCAAATGTCATCAGAAGAAGGTCGATTGCTGCAAATTTTGGCTGGACTGCCTGGAACCAACCAAAAGATGATCCAGCACATTGGTCAGAAGATCTGCAAGAGGTTTGGCAAGAGGCTG CATGAGGCAATTCCGTGGGAAGGGCATGGAGCTGGAAATGGAGCTGGGACAGAGGTTGGGCCAGGAGTTGGGCAAGGTGCTCGGCATGGAGCTAGAGATGGAACTGGGCAAAATGCTGGGCAAGGGGCTGGGCAAGGAGCTGGGTTAGGGGCTGTAGGACTTGACTGTGCGCTTGGACAGCATGAG GACCTGCTTGATCCG ATCATTGAGGATGTGGTTGTCGGGGCTACTCATATTTTAAACATGTGCACGATGTTGGAGAAAGCGAAACAATGCAAGAAAACAAATCAGGCAACAATAGCAATGCTGagtaaaatgtcatcaaaagaAGGTCGATTGCTGCAAATTTTGGCTGGACTGCCTAAGAACCAACCAGAAGATGGTCTAGCACATTGGCCAGGAGATGTGCAACGAGTTGGGCCAAGGGTTGAAGGACTTGACTGGGTGCTTGAACGACATGAGGCAATTCCGTGGGAGAGGCATGGAGCTAGCTGTAGAGCTGGGCTAGAGGCTGGGCAAGGAACTGGGCAAGGGGCTGGGCATGGAGCTCTACATGGAGCTAGAGAAGGAGCTGGGCAAGATCTTGGCGAGGGGCTGGGCAAGGAGCTGGGCTAG
- the LOC132803530 gene encoding uncharacterized protein LOC132803530 yields MLSQVSSKEDRLLQILAGLLQNQPADDLAHWLGDVQEGHGAGPRTGQEAGQVTGRGAGHGARHGAREGAGQDAGRGAGQGAGLGAVGVNCAHEQHKANYNPMAIIELAVVGATRILNMCTMLEKAKQRNKIHQNQPADDPTHWSGDVQEVCQIAGQGAGPRTRQRVGPGVEGLDWVLGQHEAIPWEGHGAGHGAGTEARPGAGQETGHGARHETREGAGQDAG; encoded by the exons ATGCTGAGTCAAGTGTCATCAAAAGAAGATCGATTGCTGCAAATTTTGGCTGGACTGCTTCAGAACCAACCAGCAGATGATCTAGCACATTGGTTAGGAGATGTGCAAGAG GGGCATGGAGCTGGCCCTAGAACTGGGCAAGAGGCTGGGCAAGTAACTGGGCGAGGGGCTGGGCATGGAGCTCGGCATGGAGCTAGAGAAGGAGCTGGGCAAGATGCTGGACGAGGGGCTGGGCAAGGAGCTGGGCTGGGGGCTGTAGGAGTTAATTGTGCGCATGAACAGCATAAGGCAAACTATAATCCGATGGCG ATCATTGAGCTTGCGGTTGTCGGGGCTACTCGTATTTTAAACATGTGCACGATGTTGGAGAAAGCGAAACAACGCAATAAAATACATCAG AACCAACCAGCAGATGATCCAACGCATTGGTCAGGAGATGTGCAAGAGGTTTGCCAAATTGCTGGTCAAGGAGCTGGGCCAAGGACTAGGCAACGAGTTGGGCCAGGGGTTGAAGGACTTGACTGGGTGCTTGGACAGCATGAGGCAATTCCGTGGGAGGGGCATGGAGCTGGCCATGGAGCTGGGACAGAGGCTAGGCCAGGAGCTGGGCAAGAAACTGGGCATGGAGCTCGGCATGAAACTAGAGAAGGCGCTGGGCAAGATGCTGGGTGA